A genomic segment from Patescibacteria group bacterium encodes:
- the dnaJ gene encoding molecular chaperone DnaJ, which produces MAKRDYYDILGVSKSASADEIKRAYRKLAMKHHPDKHGGDDKEFKEVAEAYEVLKDDQKRAQYDQFGHNGPFGGGRAGGPGAGGFNGQQFDFSQFGGGFGDIFDMFMGGQQGGRSQGPRRGADLETAVTVEFKDAIFGTEETLNFNAEDQCDRCRGKGAEPGSKIKTCDTCKGQGQVTRMQQTILGSIRQNMVCPTCHGEGEIPEQKCSHCHGKGTVKKARKVKVKIPAGVDNGTTIRLAEQGGADRKGPNGDLYVHIRVKPHKELVREGQNITSTTTIPMTLATLGGEIEVLTVDGDITLKIPAGTQGGKKFKLSEHGVPSLSRSGRRGDHIVTVTVETPTKLSAKQKQLLEEFEEASGKKPFWKK; this is translated from the coding sequence GTGGCTAAACGTGATTACTACGACATTTTAGGAGTTTCGAAGTCGGCCAGTGCCGATGAGATTAAGCGTGCCTACCGTAAGCTCGCCATGAAGCATCACCCCGATAAGCATGGTGGCGACGACAAGGAGTTCAAAGAGGTTGCCGAGGCTTATGAGGTCTTAAAAGATGACCAAAAGCGAGCTCAGTATGATCAGTTTGGCCACAATGGCCCATTTGGCGGTGGAAGAGCTGGTGGCCCGGGCGCCGGTGGCTTTAATGGTCAGCAGTTTGACTTTAGTCAGTTTGGCGGCGGCTTTGGCGACATTTTCGACATGTTTATGGGCGGCCAACAGGGCGGTCGCAGTCAGGGCCCGCGTCGTGGGGCAGATTTAGAGACCGCGGTGACAGTTGAGTTTAAGGACGCTATTTTTGGCACCGAAGAAACGCTCAACTTTAACGCCGAGGACCAGTGTGACCGTTGTCGCGGTAAGGGCGCCGAGCCGGGCAGCAAGATCAAGACCTGCGATACCTGTAAGGGCCAGGGCCAGGTAACCCGGATGCAGCAGACGATTTTGGGTTCAATTCGTCAAAACATGGTTTGCCCAACCTGCCACGGTGAAGGCGAGATTCCGGAGCAAAAATGTTCGCACTGTCACGGTAAGGGAACGGTTAAAAAGGCGCGCAAGGTTAAGGTGAAGATCCCGGCTGGAGTTGATAACGGTACCACTATTCGCCTGGCTGAACAGGGTGGCGCCGACCGCAAGGGGCCCAATGGCGATCTTTACGTGCATATTCGCGTAAAGCCGCATAAGGAGCTGGTGCGCGAAGGCCAAAATATTACCTCAACCACGACCATTCCCATGACCCTAGCGACTCTAGGTGGCGAGATTGAGGTGTTAACCGTTGATGGCGATATTACGCTCAAGATTCCGGCGGGTACTCAGGGCGGCAAAAAGTTTAAGCTCAGCGAGCACGGCGTGCCTAGCCTTAGCCGCAGCGGGCGCCGCGGTGATCATATTGTTACCGTTACGGTTGAGACTCCAACCAAGTTGAGCGCCAAGCAAAAGCAGCTGCTGGAAGAGTTTGAGGAAGCCAGCGGCAAAAAGCCTTTCTGGAAAAAATAG
- a CDS encoding cupin domain-containing protein produces MSYKVVRSEEAVAREIVPTYHAHNFITKEISPNFSLAVNEAKDHQETETTEYDRIYYVIEGIIVFDFDGDHAEVKAGDSCFISKGTTYDFGGTFKAVVVNQPAFGV; encoded by the coding sequence ATGAGTTATAAAGTTGTCCGGTCAGAAGAAGCGGTGGCGCGAGAAATAGTACCGACCTATCATGCTCATAATTTCATCACCAAAGAAATTAGCCCAAATTTTTCATTAGCGGTTAATGAAGCGAAGGATCACCAAGAGACCGAGACCACCGAGTACGATCGGATTTATTATGTGATTGAGGGCATAATTGTGTTTGATTTTGATGGGGATCACGCTGAGGTAAAAGCCGGCGATAGCTGCTTTATTTCTAAAGGGACTACATACGATTTCGGTGGCACATTTAAGGCGGTGGTTGTGAACCAGCCGGCGTTTGGGGTTTAA
- a CDS encoding SGNH/GDSL hydrolase family protein, translating to MKTICIFGDSITWGRGLESRVGWANLLRNELEAQDDSIHVYDLGIDGNTTHDLLERVPGEAKVRKPDIIIWAIGVNDSAYRKTPNYPLIKAEQFEDNLDTLFELGAEMAQKQLCVGIAKGSDANTTPLPGSTTGKCYVKQRVREYDEIIKSVAMDTGIEYVSISSVLSDNDFYDGLHPNEKGHKKIFERVLPAVEELL from the coding sequence ATGAAAACTATATGTATTTTTGGCGATAGTATAACCTGGGGGCGCGGATTGGAGTCCCGAGTCGGATGGGCCAATTTATTAAGAAACGAGCTCGAGGCCCAGGATGACTCAATTCACGTGTACGATCTTGGTATCGATGGCAACACTACCCACGATTTGCTTGAACGGGTTCCTGGTGAGGCCAAGGTTCGCAAGCCAGACATTATTATTTGGGCGATTGGCGTGAACGATTCAGCCTATCGCAAGACACCTAATTATCCGTTAATAAAGGCTGAGCAGTTTGAGGATAATTTGGACACTTTATTTGAACTTGGGGCAGAAATGGCTCAAAAACAACTTTGTGTTGGCATAGCCAAAGGTAGTGACGCCAATACAACGCCGCTTCCGGGCAGTACAACCGGTAAGTGTTACGTTAAGCAAAGAGTACGCGAGTATGACGAAATTATTAAGAGCGTCGCAATGGACACCGGCATTGAATATGTGAGCATTAGCTCGGTGCTAAGCGATAACGATTTTTATGATGGCTTGCATCCGAACGAAAAGGGCCACAAAAAGATCTTTGAGCGGGTTTTACCGGCCGTCGAAGAGCTTTTATAG
- a CDS encoding ComEC family competence protein, with protein sequence MSRPVQFVVLFVALVVGIMVGRSGYAVELIWVVGLTGAWLCLVLVGSRLAFGFLTMAFLLFGVWRGYQTDLPRTWLGQHLNQKAVVVGTIADDPAMNQYGNVEFTLSGVQLDGVRVAQSIKVRLASYKSLRRGYRVVVTGKLAETLGAAPVRISFAQIQVVSTEIGWLERLRGRFFIALKEAVPEPMSGFAVGILVGARAVMTDELQRALSVAGLTHLVAVSGYNLTILAQAAQRICGRFSLFVATAVTLWLVAGFVGIAGFSASIIRASMVAGLGLLITYYGYEARPATILAVPGILTLAWNPDYLIRDMGWQLSFLAFFGVLVFAPLLEQRLIKNPTMLKSLFIESTSAHIITLPLIMWRFETVSVVAPLVNVIILPLVPLAMLLSFITGLLGMAHTGLTAVAAWPTTGLLSLIIAAAMTAKQLPFASVSLGASPWQVAAAYGLIAAVTWFLYRGSQGVPQVDSNRLAGTVVAKGR encoded by the coding sequence TTGAGTCGTCCGGTTCAGTTCGTGGTTTTGTTTGTGGCGCTAGTGGTCGGCATTATGGTCGGTCGAAGCGGCTACGCTGTTGAATTGATTTGGGTGGTGGGGTTGACGGGCGCGTGGTTATGTTTGGTGTTGGTGGGTTCACGCTTGGCCTTTGGTTTTTTGACGATGGCGTTTTTGCTATTTGGAGTTTGGCGGGGGTATCAAACGGACTTACCACGAACTTGGCTGGGCCAGCACTTGAATCAGAAGGCGGTTGTTGTGGGTACGATTGCCGATGATCCGGCCATGAATCAATATGGCAACGTCGAGTTTACCCTGAGCGGGGTTCAGCTTGACGGTGTCCGGGTGGCGCAGTCGATTAAGGTGAGACTGGCGAGCTATAAATCATTGCGGCGAGGCTATCGGGTGGTTGTGACCGGCAAGCTGGCCGAGACTTTGGGTGCTGCGCCAGTACGGATCAGCTTTGCGCAAATTCAAGTTGTTTCAACCGAGATTGGCTGGCTGGAGCGATTGCGGGGCCGGTTCTTTATTGCCCTAAAGGAGGCGGTTCCCGAACCAATGTCGGGTTTTGCAGTCGGCATATTGGTGGGCGCACGGGCGGTGATGACCGACGAGCTGCAGCGGGCCCTATCGGTGGCGGGCCTAACTCATTTGGTGGCGGTTTCTGGATATAATTTAACCATTTTGGCGCAGGCCGCTCAGCGAATATGCGGTCGGTTTTCTTTGTTTGTAGCCACCGCCGTAACACTGTGGTTGGTGGCCGGCTTTGTTGGTATTGCCGGCTTTAGCGCCAGCATAATTCGAGCTTCGATGGTGGCGGGCTTGGGTCTGCTCATAACCTATTACGGCTATGAGGCGCGGCCAGCTACAATTTTGGCTGTGCCTGGGATATTAACTCTTGCCTGGAATCCCGACTATTTAATTAGAGACATGGGCTGGCAGTTATCGTTTTTGGCCTTTTTTGGCGTCTTGGTTTTTGCCCCTTTACTTGAGCAGCGCTTAATTAAAAATCCAACCATGCTCAAATCATTATTTATTGAATCTACGTCCGCTCACATAATTACCCTACCTTTAATTATGTGGCGTTTCGAAACGGTGTCGGTAGTGGCACCGTTGGTCAATGTGATCATCCTGCCACTGGTACCGCTGGCCATGCTGTTGAGTTTTATTACTGGACTACTTGGTATGGCTCATACCGGGTTAACGGCGGTGGCGGCCTGGCCCACCACCGGTTTGCTGTCGCTAATTATTGCGGCAGCGATGACCGCCAAGCAGCTACCGTTTGCGAGCGTTAGTCTTGGTGCGTCACCGTGGCAGGTTGCGGCGGCTTATGGGTTGATAGCGGCAGTTACGTGGTTTCTTTACCGTGGCAGCCAGGGGGTGCCGCAGGTGGATAGTAATCGCTTGGCGGGGACGGTGGTGGCGAAAGGTAGGTAG
- a CDS encoding YebC/PmpR family DNA-binding transcriptional regulator has product MSGHSKWHSIKHQKAAADAKRGAAFTKLANAIALATKKGGSDPETNFSLRLAIQKAKASNMPAANIERSIKRGSGQLGGDQIEEITYEGYGPGGVALIIEVATDNRNRTGPEVRTALSKSGGRMADAGSVAYQFDYRGTLRLKPSDIEAATLDAIEAGAVDVDEDEDELIVYTNPKELNAVQTKLTEMGYTPESAELAYIPKNTIVISDQKTAQQIIKLMDTLDDMDDVTATHANFDFDEETAKALA; this is encoded by the coding sequence ATGTCCGGACACTCAAAATGGCACTCAATTAAACATCAAAAAGCGGCCGCTGACGCCAAGCGCGGAGCAGCGTTTACTAAGTTGGCTAACGCCATTGCGCTGGCTACTAAAAAGGGCGGTAGCGATCCGGAGACTAATTTTTCGTTGCGCCTGGCAATTCAAAAAGCCAAAGCCTCTAACATGCCGGCCGCTAACATTGAGCGCTCAATTAAGCGTGGCTCGGGTCAGTTGGGCGGAGATCAGATTGAAGAGATTACTTATGAGGGCTACGGCCCGGGCGGGGTGGCGCTCATTATTGAGGTGGCGACCGATAATCGCAATCGCACCGGCCCTGAGGTCCGCACCGCCTTAAGTAAGTCGGGTGGTCGCATGGCCGATGCCGGCTCGGTGGCGTACCAGTTTGACTACCGTGGAACTCTTCGCCTAAAGCCAAGTGACATCGAGGCTGCCACGTTGGACGCGATTGAGGCCGGGGCGGTTGATGTGGATGAGGATGAGGACGAGCTGATCGTATATACCAACCCCAAGGAACTCAATGCGGTTCAGACCAAGTTGACCGAAATGGGTTACACGCCAGAGTCGGCCGAGCTGGCTTACATTCCTAAAAACACCATCGTAATCAGCGATCAAAAAACCGCCCAACAGATTATTAAGCTGATGGACACGCTTGACGATATGGATGACGTTACTGCAACTCATGCAAACTTTGATTTCGATGAAGAGACGGCCAAGGCTTTGGCATGA
- the ruvC gene encoding crossover junction endodeoxyribonuclease RuvC — MKILGIDPGTATTGFGVIEKQGDKLRFVDAGVISTTPDEEMHRRLVRIDECLEQLITEHNPDMVAVEQLYFATNVTTAITVGQARGVVLLAAGRHALPLHEYTPLQVKQAVTGYGKADKKQVQEMVKMILQLDGIPKPDDAADGLAIAITHANQGVGVRA, encoded by the coding sequence ATGAAAATTCTTGGCATCGACCCCGGAACCGCTACGACCGGGTTTGGTGTGATTGAAAAGCAGGGTGATAAACTTAGATTTGTTGATGCCGGGGTGATTTCAACCACACCGGACGAGGAGATGCACCGCCGGCTGGTTAGAATTGATGAGTGCCTGGAGCAGCTGATCACCGAGCACAACCCGGATATGGTAGCGGTGGAGCAGCTTTACTTTGCGACCAATGTTACCACCGCCATCACGGTTGGCCAGGCTCGTGGCGTGGTTTTGCTGGCGGCTGGCCGGCATGCTCTGCCGCTTCACGAATATACCCCGCTGCAGGTTAAACAGGCGGTAACTGGGTACGGCAAGGCCGATAAAAAACAGGTTCAAGAGATGGTTAAGATGATTTTACAGCTAGATGGCATACCAAAACCGGATGATGCGGCCGATGGACTGGCAATTGCAATCACGCACGCCAACCAGGGCGTGGGAGTTAGAGCATGA
- the ruvA gene encoding Holliday junction branch migration protein RuvA: MIATIEGAVAEKLAGSVVVELGGIGYEVVVSVADWGAAAIGSTTKFYVYEHIREDSHQLFGFNSRSDKELFILLLSVNGVGPKVAMQVMSAATGERLRAAIASGDSSLFKNVSGVGKKTAERIMVELKNKVEAGGEIGVELTGGGVGSEDPAYQALIGLGYKPAQAAAAVSSLPSEVTDEQERVRLALRNL; encoded by the coding sequence ATGATCGCAACGATTGAGGGAGCGGTGGCCGAAAAGCTGGCCGGCAGCGTTGTGGTTGAGCTAGGTGGCATTGGGTACGAGGTAGTGGTATCGGTGGCCGACTGGGGTGCCGCGGCAATTGGCTCTACAACCAAGTTTTATGTTTACGAGCACATTCGCGAGGACTCACATCAGTTATTCGGCTTTAATAGTCGCTCCGATAAAGAGTTATTTATTTTGCTGTTAAGTGTTAACGGTGTGGGCCCCAAGGTCGCGATGCAGGTTATGAGCGCGGCCACTGGCGAGCGACTACGCGCCGCAATCGCTTCGGGTGACTCCAGCTTGTTTAAAAATGTGTCGGGGGTTGGTAAAAAAACGGCTGAGCGCATAATGGTTGAATTAAAGAACAAGGTTGAGGCTGGCGGAGAGATTGGGGTTGAGCTTACGGGCGGCGGGGTCGGTAGCGAAGATCCTGCCTACCAGGCACTAATTGGCTTAGGCTATAAGCCGGCCCAGGCGGCGGCGGCGGTTTCATCTCTACCCAGCGAGGTGACCGACGAGCAAGAGCGAGTAAGATTGGCTCTCAGGAATCTTTAA
- a CDS encoding FAD:protein FMN transferase, with protein MTPGLTRWSLLKATRAAWLAVAYPNLNLMWWPAHRSPPAALTRRWTVFGLKRAPRMGSTGFEFKAIGTSWKIEIYDDLSPSGHKEIKLAIDRRIDQFDQIYSRFRPDSLVSQIAKSPGKYQFPDDSVELFKLYRTAYELTVGLVTPLIGGMMADAGYDRDYSFKQRPIRTVPDWDEVMSFSGTTLTTRQPVQLDFGAAGKGYLVDLVGEVLERHGYRQYLVNAGGDMRHRGRSPLRVGLEDPTDSTKAIGVFELRNKSLCASATNRRRWGDYHHVMDPAAQKSTDRVVATWAVADTTALADMAATALFFSTPDQLHQLGSFEYALIDKGGHMVASSALEPAIFKPKGIQ; from the coding sequence ATGACTCCCGGGCTTACCAGATGGAGTTTGCTAAAAGCTACAAGAGCAGCGTGGTTGGCCGTAGCTTATCCGAACTTAAACTTGATGTGGTGGCCGGCTCATCGCTCACCTCCGGCGGCTTTAACGAGGCGGTGGACAGTATTCGGACTCAAGCGAGCTCCTAGGATGGGCTCGACCGGCTTTGAGTTTAAGGCGATTGGCACCAGCTGGAAGATTGAGATTTACGATGATTTATCGCCGAGCGGCCATAAAGAAATTAAGCTTGCAATCGATCGGCGCATAGATCAATTCGACCAAATCTATTCGCGCTTTCGGCCCGATTCGCTGGTTTCGCAAATCGCTAAATCTCCTGGTAAGTATCAATTCCCTGATGACTCGGTCGAGCTGTTTAAACTATATCGAACGGCTTATGAGCTGACCGTAGGCTTGGTTACACCGCTGATTGGCGGCATGATGGCTGACGCCGGTTACGACCGGGATTATAGCTTTAAGCAGCGCCCAATTCGCACGGTTCCAGATTGGGATGAGGTGATGAGTTTTAGTGGCACCACCTTAACCACCAGGCAGCCGGTACAGCTTGATTTTGGCGCCGCCGGCAAGGGTTACCTGGTTGACTTGGTTGGCGAGGTGCTTGAGCGGCATGGCTACAGGCAGTACCTGGTTAATGCTGGAGGGGACATGCGTCACCGGGGCCGCTCGCCGTTAAGGGTTGGCTTGGAGGACCCGACCGACAGCACCAAGGCGATTGGGGTGTTTGAGCTGCGTAATAAAAGTCTTTGCGCTTCGGCAACCAACCGGCGGCGGTGGGGCGATTATCATCACGTTATGGATCCAGCCGCCCAAAAATCTACCGATCGTGTGGTGGCAACTTGGGCGGTGGCCGATACTACCGCTCTGGCCGACATGGCCGCAACAGCGCTCTTTTTTAGCACTCCCGATCAGCTGCACCAGCTTGGCAGTTTTGAGTACGCGCTAATAGATAAGGGCGGCCATATGGTTGCTTCGTCCGCCTTGGAGCCGGCAATTTTTAAGCCAAAGGGTATACAATAG
- a CDS encoding FAD-dependent oxidoreductase, translated as MKPIIDYVDAVLNSITMYRLVLYVLLTISSLALILSLLGLMSYDPVALVLSAAVLVGVSWSVNQILALLFKAQTSVEASLITGLILFLILKPTSDPLGLLVLVAAGVVAVAPKYFFGPLRSVFNPAAIAALTVSFLGLTSATWWVGSKVLLPVVFVAGVLLIRKLHKFQLVGLFWLTVLAVVVVTAFIDGSDKGAAIKIAVLSGPLVFMGTVMLTEPTTLPPTRKWQWVYAVVVGLLFSVQFQLGPLDSSPELALVAGNLLGYAVSGKRRITLRWVKTTQLAPSLYEFIFTSNYWLKYQPGQYSEWTLSHHRPDDRGTRRFFTVASAPNGQTVRLMARINPESMSSYKRAMLQLKAGSVVGGGKMEGDFTLPRSPDQKLGWIAGGIGVTPFVAMAEWLGQSQQQRDVAMLYTAAKPTEFLVDELWTNTPGLRLTKVVTDQKSEGWQGETGFIDAAMLRRNVPDFKERRWYISGPNAMVVNYRWMLIKAGVPFNQIVTDYFSGY; from the coding sequence ATGAAGCCAATCATCGATTACGTTGACGCCGTCTTAAACTCAATCACGATGTACAGATTGGTTTTGTATGTGCTACTAACAATTAGTAGCTTAGCTCTAATTTTATCTTTGCTAGGGCTGATGAGTTACGACCCGGTAGCGTTGGTGCTATCGGCGGCGGTCCTGGTTGGCGTAAGCTGGAGTGTTAACCAAATCCTGGCACTGCTGTTTAAGGCCCAGACCAGCGTTGAGGCATCGCTGATAACCGGGCTAATTTTATTCCTTATCCTTAAGCCAACCTCCGATCCACTAGGGTTGCTAGTGTTGGTGGCGGCTGGCGTGGTGGCGGTGGCTCCCAAGTACTTTTTTGGGCCACTGCGGAGCGTGTTCAACCCGGCCGCAATTGCAGCATTAACGGTAAGCTTCTTGGGCTTAACCAGTGCAACTTGGTGGGTGGGCAGTAAGGTCTTGCTACCAGTCGTTTTTGTGGCGGGTGTGTTGCTTATTCGCAAGCTGCATAAATTCCAGCTTGTTGGCCTGTTTTGGCTAACGGTACTGGCGGTGGTGGTAGTGACGGCATTTATTGATGGTAGCGATAAAGGTGCTGCCATAAAAATTGCGGTTCTGTCCGGGCCATTGGTGTTTATGGGTACGGTGATGCTAACCGAACCGACTACGCTGCCACCAACCAGAAAATGGCAATGGGTTTATGCGGTGGTGGTGGGATTATTGTTTAGCGTGCAGTTTCAACTGGGGCCGCTTGACTCCAGCCCGGAGCTAGCTTTGGTGGCGGGTAACCTGTTGGGTTACGCGGTTAGTGGAAAACGCCGAATTACGCTGCGCTGGGTCAAAACCACTCAACTCGCGCCTTCTCTGTATGAGTTTATTTTTACATCGAACTATTGGTTAAAGTATCAGCCGGGCCAGTACTCTGAGTGGACACTGTCGCATCATCGCCCAGATGATCGTGGCACTCGCCGCTTCTTTACGGTTGCCTCTGCTCCTAACGGCCAGACGGTTCGCCTGATGGCCCGCATTAATCCCGAATCAATGAGTTCGTACAAGCGGGCGATGTTGCAGCTTAAGGCTGGTTCGGTGGTGGGCGGAGGCAAAATGGAGGGTGATTTTACACTGCCTCGGTCGCCTGATCAAAAGCTAGGCTGGATTGCTGGTGGTATTGGTGTAACGCCGTTTGTAGCAATGGCGGAATGGCTCGGACAGTCTCAGCAACAGCGCGATGTGGCCATGTTGTATACGGCGGCTAAGCCAACCGAGTTCTTGGTTGATGAGCTGTGGACTAACACTCCTGGTCTGCGGTTAACCAAGGTTGTAACCGACCAAAAATCCGAGGGCTGGCAGGGCGAAACCGGCTTTATTGATGCGGCAATGTTACGGCGAAACGTCCCTGATTTTAAGGAGCGGCGGTGGTATATCTCTGGCCCTAATGCGATGGTGGTAAATTATCGCTGGATGCTGATTAAGGCGGGAGTGCCATTCAACCAAATTGTGACCGACTACTTTTCGGGTTATTAA
- the ruvB gene encoding Holliday junction branch migration DNA helicase RuvB gives MIERVTVAAEQTDDPVEQQLEETLRPKTFDSYIGQQLLKDTLQLAIEAAKGRSESVDHILLYGPPGLGKTTMAGVIAAEMGSSLRVTSGPAIERAGDLASILTNLQDGDILFVDEIHRLPKTVEEVLYPAMEDFGIDIMLGKGPSAKSMRLDLPKFTIIGATTRVGTLGAPFRDRFGMVQRLEYYTEAEMVKILKRSARILDIKLEDAAAIEIARRSRLTPRIANRLLKRVRDFAQVRHGGVITAEVAHEALGMLEIDDLGLDASDRRLLKAIIDNYDGGPVGLQTIAALTSEDQSTIEDVHEPYLMQLGLLERTNRGRKVTKKAYLHLGVEPPADAQASLL, from the coding sequence ATGATTGAGCGCGTTACGGTAGCGGCCGAACAGACCGACGATCCAGTTGAGCAGCAGCTGGAAGAGACTTTGCGCCCCAAAACTTTTGATAGCTACATTGGGCAGCAACTACTTAAAGATACTTTGCAGCTTGCGATCGAAGCCGCTAAAGGACGATCCGAATCGGTAGACCACATCTTGCTTTATGGCCCTCCCGGTCTAGGTAAGACCACCATGGCTGGTGTGATCGCGGCCGAGATGGGTTCAAGCTTGCGGGTTACTTCTGGGCCAGCCATTGAGCGGGCCGGTGATTTAGCCTCAATCTTAACCAACTTGCAGGATGGCGATATTTTGTTTGTTGATGAGATTCACCGTTTACCCAAAACGGTCGAAGAGGTGTTGTACCCGGCGATGGAGGATTTTGGCATCGACATTATGCTGGGTAAAGGCCCGTCGGCCAAGTCGATGCGGCTGGACCTGCCCAAGTTCACCATTATTGGAGCGACCACTAGGGTAGGTACGCTGGGAGCGCCGTTCCGTGATCGCTTTGGCATGGTGCAGCGCCTGGAATATTACACCGAGGCTGAAATGGTAAAAATTCTTAAGCGGTCGGCCCGGATATTAGATATTAAGCTAGAGGATGCGGCGGCGATAGAGATTGCCCGTCGTTCTCGCTTGACGCCCCGAATTGCCAACCGCTTACTTAAGCGGGTGCGCGACTTTGCTCAGGTGCGCCATGGCGGGGTAATTACCGCCGAGGTGGCGCATGAAGCGTTGGGCATGCTCGAAATTGATGACTTGGGTTTGGATGCCAGCGATCGCCGCTTGCTCAAGGCAATCATCGATAATTATGATGGTGGACCGGTTGGTCTGCAGACAATCGCGGCGTTGACTTCGGAAGATCAGTCGACGATTGAGGATGTTCATGAGCCATACTTGATGCAGCTAGGGTTGCTAGAGCGAACCAACCGAGGAAGAAAGGTTACTAAAAAAGCTTACTTACATTTAGGGGTTGAGCCGCCGGCCGACGCTCAAGCCAGCTTGCTATGA
- the pilM gene encoding type IV pilus assembly protein PilM yields MSVRVPLIYREAPRFGFDIGTHTIKVVQLRRSGNSTAVQGFGYAYFPREAIVEGIIAEPEQIAEVVRPMLRKLSYGKLTAKRVVTGLPTAKLFTRTLNLPAMSPAELDQAISYEIEQYVPVPLNDLYIDYEVIHPASGKDGQSQILTIAAPRAIVDSYIQLFDLLGLEIGALESGMTAVVRALLHSGDAGGSTLVMDIGSLETDLTIYEKYTPLTASIPVGGDSFTDTITSKLSLKRDQANEIKVKFGIGGSGLHDKILPAIEPNLQTIIKEVKRVIKYYEERGDGKQKVTSIAISGGSASMPGLGDYLQAKLGLPLRVSDPWRNINTKKAHLDTNHEAPLYTTAVGLALRGLL; encoded by the coding sequence GTGAGTGTGCGAGTTCCCCTAATTTATCGAGAAGCGCCGCGTTTTGGCTTTGATATCGGTACCCATACCATCAAGGTGGTTCAGTTGCGCCGGTCGGGTAACAGTACGGCCGTCCAAGGTTTTGGCTATGCTTACTTTCCGCGCGAGGCAATTGTTGAGGGCATTATTGCCGAACCAGAGCAAATTGCTGAGGTAGTCAGGCCAATGCTGCGTAAACTTAGTTACGGCAAGCTCACCGCCAAGCGGGTTGTCACCGGGCTGCCAACCGCTAAGCTGTTTACGCGCACCCTCAACCTGCCAGCCATGAGCCCTGCCGAGCTTGATCAAGCGATCAGCTACGAGATTGAGCAGTATGTGCCGGTTCCGTTAAATGATCTATATATCGACTACGAGGTCATCCACCCCGCTAGCGGCAAGGATGGTCAAAGTCAGATCTTAACCATCGCCGCCCCTAGAGCGATTGTTGATTCGTACATTCAATTATTCGACCTACTTGGCTTGGAGATCGGGGCCTTAGAATCAGGTATGACGGCGGTGGTTAGAGCGCTGTTGCACAGCGGCGATGCCGGCGGAAGCACCTTGGTGATGGATATTGGCTCACTAGAGACCGATTTAACCATTTACGAAAAGTACACCCCTCTCACCGCCAGCATACCGGTAGGAGGCGATAGCTTTACCGATACTATTACCTCCAAATTAAGCTTAAAGCGCGATCAAGCCAACGAGATTAAGGTTAAGTTTGGTATTGGCGGCAGTGGCTTGCACGATAAAATTCTACCCGCTATCGAGCCCAACCTTCAAACCATTATTAAAGAAGTAAAACGCGTCATTAAGTACTACGAAGAGCGTGGCGATGGCAAACAAAAGGTCACCTCGATTGCCATATCGGGTGGTAGCGCCAGCATGCCGGGGCTGGGAGATTATCTGCAGGCCAAGCTCGGTCTGCCTCTGCGCGTATCTGACCCCTGGCGCAACATCAACACCAAAAAGGCTCACCTTGATACCAACCACGAAGCCCCCTTATACACCACCGCTGTTGGCCTGGCTCTGCGAGGGCTACTATGA
- a CDS encoding prepilin-type N-terminal cleavage/methylation domain-containing protein: MSLLRNRQSGYSLLELVITMAIIAILVTSLVNVTIGSARGYRYLQTQSDASVDLSNTLNRVAKVVRGSTSVTEAQSNRLTVFAYFSPQDTVVKQITYFVDGSDLKATVIPPSGSGPNYTYNAADGKTYTLARNLNGGGMVFSYFNDTGAQLSGSFTTTQIKQVGITVIINPNPKVLRKPMSAQTIVTLRNKKTNL, from the coding sequence ATGTCGCTACTCCGTAACCGACAGTCGGGCTACTCCTTGCTGGAGCTAGTTATAACTATGGCTATTATTGCTATTCTGGTCACCTCCTTGGTTAACGTTACAATCGGTAGTGCTCGAGGCTATCGCTACCTCCAAACCCAAAGCGATGCGTCGGTTGATCTATCAAACACCTTAAATCGTGTTGCCAAAGTGGTTCGCGGTTCAACTAGCGTAACCGAAGCTCAGTCGAATCGACTTACCGTCTTTGCCTACTTTTCGCCACAAGATACGGTGGTTAAACAAATTACCTATTTTGTTGATGGTAGCGACCTTAAAGCAACCGTTATCCCCCCAAGTGGCAGTGGCCCTAACTACACCTATAACGCCGCCGACGGTAAAACCTACACTCTGGCTCGCAACCTTAACGGTGGTGGCATGGTGTTTAGTTATTTTAACGACACCGGCGCCCAGTTGAGCGGCAGCTTTACTACTACTCAGATTAAGCAAGTTGGCATTACGGTGATAATCAACCCTAATCCCAAGGTGCTGCGCAAACCAATGTCGGCCCAGACCATTGTGACCCTGCGTAACAAGAAGACCAACCTATGA